ctgtgtgagacaGATCCTTTGAACACAAAGCACCACAGTATAAACTatgaaaatgcagagaacacAACCTAGAACAAGCACCTGGCCTGTGCTGGATGCGGAGAGTCAAAAAGACTCAAACAGGGCCCACTGCCAGGCCTGCTCTGTCTCCAGTCATTGGGGTTGGCCGTGCGGCACAGGCCAAGAACAAGGTTGAGTCACAGTGCAATGGTTCACCATATCCAGCACCGAGAAACGATGAGTACAGAGGCAGCCCTTGGGTGAGGAGTGATCCACTGGGCACACCATCACCCACCCATTCCACCTGAGAGACACAGGACACCAACCACTACATGGCAGGAGCACATGGGGCTTGTGTCTCGTGACACTTGCTTCTTGCACAGTGGAGAATTCCGGGCGAATAACCAGGCCTGGtcttttctccaattttttgGGTTCATGCTTTCTAGACCCACGTGTTATGATTTCTAATGTCTGCAGATTGAGAGGCTTTATTAATATTTCTCATTAACATATCCAGGTGACCTGAGGTGATGGGAATAGAGCCTAGAGCCTGGCGTGTGCTATgcaagtgttctatcactgaACTCTATCTCCAGCCCATAACTGAGGCTCTTAGCAAATAAATATCCCTTAGTCATTAAATATCCCTGAATTATATAAATGTCGCTGTGTGGTAATGGATGGGGGTCTCAGAAATTCCTTTAATGACATCTAAATGGTATTTAGCATTTTCCCCCCAATGGCCACACTCTAGAACTGCTAAGCTTTAGGGTAacgctaaaaacaaaacaaaacaaaaaaacgaataACAAAAACCACCCCCTTCATCCTGTCTTTATCTGCCTTTAAAAATCGTCTTCCAGCCAGAAAAGTGGGTCAGTGACTCAGCCACGGCACCATGTGCCACACTGAAAAGGGAGGTGACTAAGGAGAGGCAGACACCAAACTGCTTGACCTCTTCCACTTAAGAAAGTTAGAGAAAAGTCCTAAAGAAACCTACCTAGTGGGGAATAATTCGGTAACTCAGTGCCCAGTAAGGGAACACTGACCGTCTCtaccctcttccctcttcccggAGCTGCACAGCCCCACTCTATTCCCAGGCCCTTGCTATCCCTTTTGTTAGAAGGTTTCTAAACACACCATtgcttggaaaaccaaaaaattcatatttacatttttctcccattctgggGAAGCTACCACTCCACATTAAATGAAAGGTAGAGGTAAATACCTGTTTGTACCTTGGCAATTTTTGTGTAGTGAGTGTGTGTCAGGTCAAGGGTCACAGACCGATGTCGggagtcttcctccatcactctccaccttagtcTTTGATCCAAggcctctcactgagcctggagcttgctgatcaGGCGAGGCTCTCTGGCAAGTGAGTCCTAGGGATTCCCCTGTGTGTTGTGTCCCCAACTGTCCCTGCttctctggagttacaggtatgtgTGCTGCTGCACCTTTCAAATGCACACTAGGGACAGAAGCCAGGCCCTCTGGGTTGTATGGGCAGCACCTTCCCCCATGGAGACATCCAGCTCCCCAGTCCCTACCTTAAGAAACTTCagcagccttttctttttccatcagaTCAAGTGGAATGGAGCCCGCACTGTGTTTGTCACCAATCCTTTATTGAAACTGGCAACATACACACTTTATCATAGAGCAAAAATAACGTTCATATGTACAGCCCCTGAGGGGGCTGTCTGACTATACACCAGGCAGAGTGAGGGCATCAAGTCTTCAGCGTGTGCACACAAGGACACCAGACAGACACCGTGTGCACACTACAGTGAAATGACATCAGAGGTCCAGTGGAGATTCGGCATGGTACCCACAGCACCCTCCTCCACGCACAGCTCAGTCGGCAGGCATTTACCTGGAGTCTGAGGCTGAGATGGGTTGTGTGGCTATGAATCTCTTGAGCGAGACCACCTCTGCAGACAAGTTTGCCATCCCCTGCTTCAAATACAAACTCTCAGCCTCGGAAATCTTATAGCCACTGTCTTTGACTTCCAGCACTCCTGTTTTGAAGCTACTCTGAGTTTTGCCGTTCAGTTCTTTGTGGTGCCAGTGCTCTGGTTTGAGGGACCAATCTTGAATGTTCGTCACCTGCACTGAGAAAggagtgagggaggaatgaaCCATACCTGGGGTGCTGTGCTTCTCCAGGTCAAAGTGTCTTTTGGCTATCACATCTGCAGGTGAGGAGAGTTTCTGCATGCCTTCAAACTCGCTGTCCAAAGCCTCCACTTTGATCTGCATGGCCTTGGCCTTGATTCGGAGCTTGTGTGGCAAGGCGGAAGGGTGCACTTCTGGAACCTTCACCACTGTGGCGTGCACCCGCTGCAGTTCcactggggaatggatggggccCTTGGGCACCTGCTGTTCATCTTCTCCGTCAGAGGACTTGCCCACGACACCCTCATCGGCCTCTGAGGTTCTCGGGGAGTTGCTGGTGGAGCCATGGACCTgcaggaggggtggggagtgggagtAGGTGGGGAAGGAACTGCCCATGTAGCTCTGGTAGATGGAGGTGGCATAGGCACCCCGTTCCTCCCTGGACTCCCTGGCAAAGCTCTCCAACTCCACCGGCTCCTGCTTGATCACAGGGAACTTGTTCTCAGGGCTCCGGCAGCCTCCCTGAGCAGGGCTTTCCTGTGTGTGCTCCACAGAGGACACCTCGGACACATCGGACAGAGAGCTCTGTGGAGAGTGTTTGATGACCGAGATGCAGCTCCCAGCTACCATCGTGGGTTCATGCTCATCCACAAACGAGCTCACAGTAGCCTTGGATGTCTGGTAGTCCTGAAAGTACACAGCTGTGGAATTACTGAGTTTCTGGATTTCCTGGGCATATGCCGTGGAGCTAATTAAACCAAACTTTAACTTGAGAGAGAGCAGCTCGGCTTTTAAAGTGGCGTTTTCCTCTCCCAGCGCTATCAGCTTGTTCTCCAAAACCAGGTCATTGAGCCGGCGCTTCTCTCGAGACCTCTTGGCAGCTTCGttgtttttcctcctcttctcccaatACATGGCGTCTTTCTTCTCATCGGGAATGAATTCCCGTTTCCTCCTACAGGCGGAGGATTTGTTCTTCCCCACACTCCCTTCATTCAGGAGCAGATCTTCACCCGAGGCAAGGTCCTCGGCCACCTCGGCTAAGGCAGAGTTCAGTACCATCACCTTGTCTGAGCTGCTGGTAGGATCCAGGGGGGCAGGCTCCTTTTTGATGGTCTGCATTTTTCTCAGCTGCATCAGAAAGGACCTTACCCCACAGATCAGCTGGAGGAGAACAGATCACTTTCCAAATATTCCTTCTGGTTTGAAAAACTTGAGTTTCTCCTCCATCAATGTTCCTTCCGTGGTCCAGTCGGGGACAAATCTGTCAGGTGCCTTTTTGAAGCAGGGTGAGGTCCCATTGGTTATCTGCAATAAAGGACAACATGGTGAGTCCCTTGGCAGATGTGCGCTGGCAGCTTTAAGGGGGCTGTGCTGAGCAGGCAGGGAGTATGGGCTCCAGCGAGGCTCAGGTCTTTAAAGAGCAAGCAAGCTAGAAAAAGAAGTGAATACAAAAATATTTCCACTTTGGGGGCAAAGGACCTCTTTGCAGCGGACTGTGTGGTCCAGGAGAGTGAGGAAATGAGTTAGTCGCTTACTCACCCAGTCACTAAATCTGTCACTCAGTAAACCATCCCTTCATCCCCAttgctccttccctccctccaactgGCCTTGGATCCATCTAATCCCTCCTTCTAGCCCCATGCATGcaagcatccatccatccatccatccatccatccatccaaccatccaatccttcctccccccaccccccaatcctTTGCTCTGGGTCACATAGAGGAAAGCCGGATTTAACAGAGGTAAAAGACCAAGTGCAATCAGTATTCAGGATGATTCATCCCAGGGAGAAATGACAGCCAGCCCATCAATGGTGAGCTCCTGACCAGAACCCACATCCCTGCCTCAGAATGGCAATAGGTAATATGGCTAAGTAAACTCCTTAACACCTGTTAACCTGCCATCCCACCCCTGAGGGTCTGGTGGTCCCCAGTCTCCACTGGCCTCACCATCAAGATGCTACTTATGCAAAATGCCTGTACTTAGCAGATTTGAAACACAAAGGCCCTCCAGGCTCACTGAACAGACTTTTTAAGATTGACACCCACAGTGTTTTGGGGGGAGTCCTAAAAACTCAGCTTAATAGACTTCTGTTACATATCCCCTTTAAACTAAATCAGTTACTATTCAGaggggctttttctttttttttttttttaagagcccTCTTGAAAGTTAAGATTACTTCAAAACTAGAGAATATAATTATGGAAAGAACCCCTTCTTTTCAATCTTGtagtttcaaataaaatataagaaccaaaaaatagaatcatcaacTGTTTTTTACACCCAcaagtaaaatatttataatatgaaGTGGGTCTcagcacgcacgcgcacacacacacacacacacacacagagacatacacacacacacacactcacacacacacatgcacacacacacagagagagagagagagagagagagagagagagagagagagagagagagagaatggaacccagggagtgctaggtaagcactctactcTAGGCTTTACCACAAGATAATAAATCCTCATTATATGCCAATGACTCTCTCTCATGGTGCTTTTGGGTCTTCTACTGACTCTATAAAGCAAAGATGCACACAACCTGCACACACCATTCTCTGTTGCCCCCTTCAAGGAGCTGTTCATCCTGATGCATGACAATTGGTGCCTTTGCTTCATGCCAGTATTTCTCACTCTCTGTGCAGCTCCTCCGTTGTGCCTGTGTGactgaaggccagaggtcaacctctggcCCTCAAGCCTCAGGctctgtccaccttgtttttctgacacagagtctctcactggcctagaacttgccttgtaggctaggctggctagccagtgagccacAGGGATCCTCCTTGTCCCCAGCTCCCCATCGTCTGAACTACGGACAGAACACCACATTGCCCAGCTGCTTTTTACACGGGGTCTGGGGATCAGGTCTCCACACTTGTGTGGCAAATACCCTAACAACTAGGCCAGCTCTTCAGCCCTCTCACTCACAGAAGGCTGCCTGTTGCTTCTGTCTTTTTCATGGCAGCAAGAATGTCAAACTCATAAAGACTGAGATGTCACACAAGGCTCTGTCCATCAAATTGGGCCGCCATACCACATGGGGAGCAGTTCTCCTACTCTAGGAAGTCCAAGAGTTCTTAAAGGCAGGCTTCTGTTTGTGACAATGACAGCCTAATGGGCACCACTTCGGGTCAAAAGATAGCCTTTCATCCTTTAGTAAAAAATACCATCTCTTATCACCTCCATACAGGCCTTGTCTTCCAATCTGGAAATGCTCCCCTCTGCACAGCGCAGGACAAGCTCCTGATGCTGCAGCAGACATGCAATCACTCAGGTCGGGTGGGTCGGCACCCCTAAAGTCCCTAAAGAGAACACTGAGCCAGTGGGAAAGCCGGGAGAAGAAACTGCAGCCAAGGAAGGATGCTGACCTGGTGGCCTTTCCCAACAAGTCTCTCAAGTCTCCACCAAGCCACAGGTACTAGTTTTTAAATACCACATGGTCCCTTCCACAGTATTTTTTTGggggtaatttttttcttgatgtgCTACTATTTTCCTCCATGTACTTGCTTATCTCAGTTCTTCCTTAAAATATACACCATATTTCATTTACACACCCCACCATCTGTGAGTTACTCTCCCTACGAATCTCATGATTTCTCCACATAGCTGAGCTCAGAGACATTTTCACCTTCCTGCCCCCAGAGTGTGCATCACATATCTGTATCGGTCTGgcgtgggagggagggagggagggagggaggaagaaggtgtgtgagtgtgtgtgtgtctgtgtgtgtgagtgtgtgtgtgtgtgtgagtgtgtgtgtatgtgtctctgtgtgtgagagtgtgtctctgtgtgtgagtatgtgagagtgtgtgtctctgtgtgagtgtgttgtgtgagtgtgtgtgtgagtgtgtgtgagtgtgtgtgtgtgagtgtgagagtgtgtgtgagtgtgtgagtgtgtgtgagtgtgtgtctctgtgtgtgtgagtgtgtgtgtgagtgtgagagtgtgtgtgtgagagtgtgtgtgagtgtgagtgtgtgtgtctctctctgtgtgtgagtgtgtgtgagtgtgtgtgtgtgagtgtgtgtgtgtgtgtgtgtgtgagtgtgtgtgagtgtgtgtgagtgtgtgtgtgagtgtgagagtgtgtgtgagagtgtgtgtgagtgtgagtgtgtgtgtctctctctgtgtgtgagtgtgtgtgagtgtgtgtgtgtgagtgtgtgtgtgtgtgagtgtgtgtgtgagtgtgtgtgtgtgtgtgtgtgtgtgtgtgtgtgtgtgtgtgtttgcaagtgcATGTACACCATGGCAGGCCCCTATGGCAAAACTGAACAGGTAACAAAACTCAGCCCacggctggggagatgactcggATGGTGAAGCCCTGgacttgcaagcatgagaacctgagttctcaTGCACTGGAGGTATGACTTGCCTCAGGTCCTGCCCTTTCATCATCTTCAGAGGTGCAAACACAGGCACTCACAGGCAAGTGGAATACCTAGCGCTCCTCCACTCACTCACGTGATGACCAACCTGAGATCCCCAAGCCGGCCTGGACCCTGGCTCTGACCCCCTCACAGGTCCTCCCCACATCCCACCTTTCAGTACCACACACACAGTCTCCCTTCATCTCTCTTAGTTTGGAGGCTCACACATCTAGCTAGAAAGCTCCTCTAAGGACAGGAAGGCACCATGGATCTGAGGCTCACAACACAAGTTGGCTGCATCATGAAGGAGTGCTCAGAGCTGCGTTCAATCAGCCTGAGATGCCTCACGGTCAGATTTGAAGTCCCATCTATGTTGAAACAGTGAAAAAGACAGACAGCCATTGGCCTCGATTTTACAATCAGCCTCTTGGGTATCACTACACTTCTTCCAACCCTCTTaatcatcattatcatttttCTATCTTTATAAGAATATGTTTGTGTGGGTTGCTGTGTGCTTGTGCCTGccagtgcctgcaaaggccagaggtTTCAGGtccacctggaactggaattacaagagTTTGTAAGCTGCCcaccatgtgtgctgggaaccaaactctggtcccttGCAAGAGCAATACCCACTCTTAAGTGATgagttatctctctagccctattatcttttttgttgttgtttttcaagacagggtttctctgtgtagctttagcagtcttggaactcactatgtagacagacaatgttggcctcaaactcacagagcttctcctgcctctgcctcccaagtgctggggttaaactcgtgtgccaccaccaccaccaggcttacagatttacttattttatatgtatgcgtgctctatctgcatatatgcttgcacaccagaagagggtatcagatcccattacagatggttgtgagacaccatgtgattgctgcaaattgaattcaggacctctggaagagcagccagtgctcttaaccactgagtgatCTCTCCACTTCCCctattattatctttttaaaaagattatatttGTATAAACGTTTTGCCTGCCTGGtacctttggaggtcagagggcatcagattctcagAACTGAACTCACAGATAGTCGTGAGTGggagctggaaactgaaccccggtcctctgcaaaagcgacaagtgcttttaactgctaagccatctccccagccccattatcatcttttgaacaaaaccaaaaagttcaTCTATTTCAACAGGGGTGAGCACTTCTCTGATCTAATGACTTTGTTTTAgttagtttctattgctatgatgaaacaccatgatcaaagcaacttggggaggaaaggatttatttggctcacacttctacatcacagtccatcttcataggaagtcaggacaggaactcaagcagggcaggaacctggaggcaggagctgatgcagaggccatggaggggagctgcttactggcttgctcctcatggcttgctcaacctgctttcttacagaacccaggaccacctgcctggtgTGGCACCGCCTACAAtagtctgggccctcccccatcaaccactgatgaagaaaatgccctacaggcttgcctaacGTCCAggcctatggaggcattttcataACTGAGGCTCCCTCCAGTGACTCttgcttgtgttaagttgacacaaaactgGCCAGCACATAGAGCAAGCAGCTAAAGGACTGACAGGCTGAGCAACTGGCAGGAGACCACACTGCAGTTAAAAGCAGAGATGAGTCCACTAGGGATCC
The DNA window shown above is from Cricetulus griseus strain 17A/GY chromosome 3, alternate assembly CriGri-PICRH-1.0, whole genome shotgun sequence and carries:
- the Nfil3 gene encoding nuclear factor interleukin-3-regulated protein; the protein is MQLRKMQTIKKEPAPLDPTSSSDKVMVLNSALAEVAEDLASGEDLLLNEGSVGKNKSSACRRKREFIPDEKKDAMYWEKRRKNNEAAKRSREKRRLNDLVLENKLIALGEENATLKAELLSLKLKFGLISSTAYAQEIQKLSNSTAVYFQDYQTSKATVSSFVDEHEPTMVAGSCISVIKHSPQSSLSDVSEVSSVEHTQESPAQGGCRSPENKFPVIKQEPVELESFARESREERGAYATSIYQSYMGSSFPTYSHSPPLLQVHGSTSNSPRTSEADEGVVGKSSDGEDEQQVPKGPIHSPVELQRVHATVVKVPEVHPSALPHKLRIKAKAMQIKVEALDSEFEGMQKLSSPADVIAKRHFDLEKHSTPGMVHSSLTPFSVQVTNIQDWSLKPEHWHHKELNGKTQSSFKTGVLEVKDSGYKISEAESLYLKQGMANLSAEVVSLKRFIATQPISASDSR